A region of the Pirellulales bacterium genome:
ATCTCGCGCTGCAGCATGTTGTATTTCGGCTGGCACGCCGTAACGGGACAGACCGCGGCGAACTGCTGAAGCTCGGCGAGCGAAACGTTCGACACGCCGACCGAACGCGTTTTGCCGGCAGCCAGTAGCTCGGCCATGCCGCCGGCGGTTTCCGCGATCGGCACCTGCGGGTCGGGCGCGTGCAGATAGAGCAGTTCGACGCGGTCGGTTCCTAGCCGGCGCAGGCTTTCCTCGCATTCACGCCGGAGTGTGTCGGGTCGCGCGTCGTGCAGGCGCTCGCCGTTGGGCCCCCAATGCAGGCCCCCCTTGGTAGCGATAACCATTTGCTCGCGCTTAGCGCCCAGAGCCGCGGCGATCAGCCGCTCGCTTTCGCCCGATCGTCCGTAGTTGTAGGCGGTGTCGAGAAAGTTAACGCCCAGATCGAGACAGGCCGCGATCGTCGCTCGGCTGTCGGCATCATTAACGCCCAGGCTGGTCATGCCGGCAATCGGCCAGCAACCGAGCGCGACGGGCGACACCTGGATAT
Encoded here:
- a CDS encoding aldo/keto reductase, which codes for MELRRLGKTDIQVSPVALGCWPIAGMTSLGVNDADSRATIAACLDLGVNFLDTAYNYGRSGESERLIAAALGAKREQMVIATKGGLHWGPNGERLHDARPDTLRRECEESLRRLGTDRVELLYLHAPDPQVPIAETAGGMAELLAAGKTRSVGVSNVSLAELQQFAAVCPVTACQPKYNMLQREIEEDIVPWCVAQQVSLVVYWPLMKGLLAGKLPRNHVFDPADGRAKYPMFQGEEWQKNQDLVDALRAIGRAAGKSVAEVVITWTIHRPGITAALCGAKRPDQLRENAGALGWKLDDAQLSAIDRALAMRGQAVSRNAV